One genomic segment of Pandoraea thiooxydans includes these proteins:
- a CDS encoding bifunctional transcriptional regulator/glucokinase produces MSIGVPKHERAGGRARAPRLLADVGGTNARFTLEFEPGQWRHIKVYPCADYAGLAEVIQAYLRDAADVLDGTRVTHAAVAIATPIDGDEVAMTNHNWRFSIEQTRTTLSLDTLLVVNDFAALAMAVPRLDEHQRVPVGGGSARPGSVIGVLGPGTGLGVSGLVPAGERWIPLDSEGGHANFSPADARELAVLQYAWQTHEHVSFERLVSGPGIALVYQALAAQHQRRAEPLETADIVKRGLAGQCDLCMEAVECFCGMLGTFAGNVAITLGARGGVYIGGGVVPHLGDYFARSPFRARFEAKGRFTDYLAQVPTFVIADPYPAFLGVSAILADHLRGGTPGGALVERVQHMQSKLSPAERRVADLMINHPRTLIGDPVGEIARKANVSQPTVIRFCRSLGCQGLTDFKLKLAGELIGSLPVGQSRVRLGDAASDFGSKVLDNTMSAILQMREHLNFDALEQAIDRLHRAHRIEFYGLGNSGIVAQDAHYKFFRFGIPTIAYHDPYLQAASAALLRQGDVVVMVSNSGKSEELLRLADQVLRAGASVIALTTRGTPLAKKASVALETDHLEMRDSHLSMISRILHLLMIDILAVGVAIRKASPVLDSAGQGEDEHGGALPNAARDAADAVLEWLSHGAASGEAVQQGAIGAS; encoded by the coding sequence ATGTCTATTGGTGTGCCGAAGCATGAACGTGCCGGGGGCCGGGCGCGCGCCCCCCGTTTGCTGGCCGACGTCGGCGGCACGAACGCGCGCTTTACCCTCGAATTCGAGCCAGGGCAATGGCGCCATATCAAAGTCTACCCGTGTGCCGACTATGCCGGCCTGGCCGAGGTGATCCAGGCGTACCTGCGCGACGCCGCCGACGTGCTCGATGGCACGCGCGTCACGCATGCGGCCGTGGCGATCGCCACGCCGATCGATGGCGACGAAGTGGCAATGACCAATCACAACTGGCGTTTTTCGATCGAGCAGACTCGTACGACGCTCTCGCTCGATACGCTGTTGGTGGTCAATGATTTCGCCGCGCTGGCGATGGCGGTGCCGCGCCTGGACGAGCATCAGCGTGTGCCGGTGGGCGGCGGCAGCGCGCGCCCCGGCAGTGTGATCGGTGTGTTGGGCCCGGGCACCGGGCTGGGTGTCTCCGGGCTGGTGCCTGCCGGTGAGCGCTGGATACCGCTGGACAGCGAAGGCGGTCACGCAAATTTCTCGCCGGCCGATGCGCGCGAGCTCGCCGTCCTGCAGTATGCCTGGCAGACCCACGAGCATGTCTCGTTCGAGCGGCTGGTGTCGGGGCCGGGCATCGCGCTGGTGTATCAGGCGCTGGCGGCGCAGCACCAGCGTCGGGCCGAGCCGCTGGAGACCGCCGACATCGTCAAGCGGGGACTGGCCGGGCAGTGCGATCTGTGCATGGAGGCCGTCGAGTGTTTCTGCGGCATGCTCGGCACCTTCGCCGGCAATGTCGCCATCACGCTCGGCGCGCGCGGCGGTGTCTACATCGGGGGCGGTGTAGTGCCGCATCTGGGCGACTACTTCGCGCGCTCGCCGTTTCGTGCCCGCTTCGAGGCCAAGGGTCGTTTCACCGATTATCTGGCGCAGGTACCGACATTTGTCATCGCCGACCCATACCCGGCTTTCCTGGGCGTGTCCGCGATCCTGGCCGATCACCTGCGCGGCGGCACGCCCGGCGGCGCGCTGGTGGAACGGGTGCAGCATATGCAGAGCAAGCTCAGCCCGGCAGAGCGGCGCGTGGCCGACCTGATGATCAATCACCCGCGCACGCTGATCGGCGACCCGGTGGGAGAGATCGCCCGCAAGGCCAACGTCAGCCAGCCGACCGTGATCCGGTTTTGCCGATCGCTCGGTTGCCAGGGTCTGACCGATTTCAAGTTGAAACTGGCCGGCGAGCTGATCGGCTCGCTGCCGGTCGGGCAAAGCCGCGTGCGCCTGGGCGACGCCGCGTCGGATTTCGGCAGCAAGGTGCTGGACAACACCATGTCGGCGATTCTCCAAATGCGCGAGCATTTGAATTTCGACGCGCTCGAGCAAGCCATCGACCGCTTGCATCGGGCGCATCGTATCGAGTTCTATGGCTTGGGCAACTCCGGCATCGTGGCTCAGGATGCGCACTACAAATTCTTTCGCTTCGGCATCCCGACGATTGCCTATCACGACCCCTATCTTCAGGCGGCTTCGGCGGCGCTGTTGCGGCAAGGCGATGTAGTCGTGATGGTGTCGAATTCAGGCAAGTCGGAAGAGTTGCTGCGTCTGGCCGACCAGGTGCTGCGCGCTGGCGCAAGCGTCATTGCGCTGACCACCCGCGGCACGCCGCTGGCCAAAAAGGCGAGCGTGGCGCTCGAGACGGATCATCTCGAAATGCGCGATTCGCACCTGTCGATGATCTCGCGCATTCTGCATTTGCTGATGATCGACATCCTCGCGGTCGGCGTGGCGATTCGCAAGGCCTCGCCGGTGCTCGACAGCGCTGGTCAGGGCGAGGACGAGCACGGCGGGGCCCTGCCCAACGCCGCGCGCGATGCGGCCGATGCGGTGCTCGAGTGGCTCAGTCATGGCGCGGCAAGCGGCGAGGCGGTGCAACAGGGGGCCATCGGAGCGTCGTGA
- a CDS encoding dodecin yields MSNHVYKMIELTGSSSTSIEDAVQRAIGKASDTLHNLNWFEIVDTRGHIEGGKVAHWQVTLKVGMRLDE; encoded by the coding sequence ATGTCAAATCATGTCTACAAGATGATCGAATTGACCGGATCGTCGTCCACGTCGATCGAGGATGCCGTGCAACGAGCCATCGGCAAGGCCTCCGACACACTGCACAACCTGAACTGGTTCGAGATCGTCGATACGCGCGGCCATATCGAAGGCGGCAAGGTCGCGCACTGGCAAGTCACGCTCAAGGTCGGCATGCGGCTGGACGAATGA
- a CDS encoding AMP nucleosidase, with protein MREKTPNHATRTIADPVAAVAYLKEIYDANTAHLRAAFARFSAGRAPEQRVRAFYPFVRITTEDITALDKRLSYGFVSGPGTYETTVTRPDLFGNYYVEQLRRLAQNHHVAFDVGVSEEPIPIHFAFEEGVYLEGDLDQSHLRVLRNAFDVPDLASMDDGIVNGTHPESADGPNPLALFTAPRVDYSLHRLRHYTATSPQHFQNFVLFTNYQFYIDEFIALGRELMRATDDATLREYRSQYTAFVEPGDVIHWNDNLGARAAEGTPVKRLPQMPAYHLVRPDGAGITMVNIGIGPSNAKTITDHIAVLRPHAWLMLGHCAGLRNSQRLGDYVLAHGYVREDHVLDADLPLWVPVPPLAEVQVALERAVADVTQLDDYELKRVMRTGTVVTVDNRNWELRDHREPVQRMSQSRAIALDMESATIAANGFRFRVPYGTLLCVSDKPLHGELKLPGMADHFYRERVDQHLKIGVKAMELLRGSGLDRLHSRKLRSFAEVAFQ; from the coding sequence ATGCGCGAGAAAACCCCTAATCATGCGACCCGGACGATTGCCGACCCGGTTGCCGCAGTGGCGTACCTGAAGGAAATCTATGACGCCAATACGGCGCATCTGCGCGCCGCCTTCGCGCGCTTTTCCGCCGGCCGTGCGCCTGAACAGCGCGTGCGAGCCTTTTATCCGTTCGTGCGCATCACTACCGAGGATATTACGGCGCTCGACAAGCGCCTGTCATATGGTTTTGTTTCGGGGCCAGGCACTTACGAGACCACCGTGACCCGTCCGGATCTGTTTGGCAACTACTACGTCGAGCAATTGCGCCGGCTGGCCCAGAACCATCACGTTGCCTTCGACGTCGGCGTGAGCGAGGAGCCGATTCCGATCCATTTTGCGTTCGAAGAGGGTGTGTACCTCGAGGGCGACCTCGACCAGAGCCACCTGCGCGTGCTGCGCAACGCGTTCGACGTGCCCGATCTGGCGAGCATGGACGACGGCATCGTCAACGGCACTCACCCCGAATCTGCCGATGGCCCGAATCCGCTGGCATTGTTCACCGCGCCGCGGGTCGACTACTCGCTGCACCGCCTGCGGCATTACACGGCGACCTCGCCGCAGCACTTCCAGAATTTCGTGCTGTTTACCAACTACCAGTTCTATATCGATGAATTCATCGCGCTGGGCCGTGAATTGATGCGCGCCACCGATGACGCGACGCTGCGCGAATATCGCAGCCAGTACACCGCGTTTGTCGAACCTGGCGACGTGATTCACTGGAATGACAATCTCGGTGCGCGAGCCGCCGAGGGTACGCCAGTCAAGCGTCTGCCGCAGATGCCGGCATATCACCTGGTGCGCCCCGATGGCGCCGGCATCACGATGGTCAATATCGGCATCGGGCCGTCGAATGCCAAAACCATCACCGACCACATTGCCGTGCTGCGCCCGCATGCGTGGCTCATGTTGGGGCACTGCGCCGGTTTGCGAAATTCCCAGAGATTGGGCGATTACGTGCTGGCGCATGGCTACGTGCGCGAGGATCACGTGCTCGACGCCGATTTGCCGCTGTGGGTGCCGGTGCCGCCGCTGGCCGAGGTGCAGGTGGCTCTCGAGCGTGCGGTGGCCGATGTCACGCAACTCGATGATTACGAGCTCAAGCGCGTGATGCGCACCGGCACCGTGGTGACGGTCGACAACCGTAACTGGGAATTACGTGACCATCGCGAGCCGGTGCAGCGCATGAGCCAGAGTCGGGCGATCGCACTCGATATGGAAAGCGCCACAATTGCCGCCAACGGATTCCGGTTCCGGGTTCCGTACGGCACGTTGCTTTGCGTGTCAGACAAACCGCTGCATGGCGAACTCAAGCTGCCCGGCATGGCCGATCACTTTTACCGCGAGCGCGTCGACCAGCATCTGAAAATCGGCGTCAAGGCGATGGAGTTGTTGCGCGGCAGCGGCCTGGACCGGTTGCACAGCCGCAAGCTGCGCAGTTTCGCGGAAGTGGCGTTCCAGTAG
- a CDS encoding peptidylprolyl isomerase: MPEINVSRGTELAVNGVVIDARAIAEESLAHADQPDPEQAARRALVVQELLKQKALEAGLLSEAAALDDAAIDRLLAMECAMPEPSDEECLRYYTANQKKFRSPDVAFVRHILFAVTANAAMTQVRARAEQTHRELAQHPERFEELAKTLSNCPSGQVGGNLGQLTRGESVPEFEAAVFDSERTGLLPGLVNTRYGFHIVVVERRVPGATLPFDTVREAVGQYLAAHVRHQSIRQYLSLLVSAAELRGIAFDVQAGPLLQ; this comes from the coding sequence ATGCCGGAAATCAATGTCTCCCGCGGAACCGAGCTTGCCGTCAACGGCGTCGTGATCGACGCCCGCGCGATTGCGGAGGAATCCCTGGCCCACGCGGATCAGCCTGACCCCGAGCAGGCGGCGCGACGCGCGCTGGTGGTGCAGGAGCTGCTCAAGCAAAAGGCGCTGGAAGCGGGCCTCCTGAGCGAAGCAGCGGCGTTGGACGATGCCGCCATCGACCGGTTGCTGGCAATGGAGTGCGCGATGCCCGAACCGTCGGACGAGGAGTGCTTGCGCTACTACACGGCGAACCAGAAGAAATTCCGCAGCCCTGACGTCGCCTTCGTACGCCATATCCTTTTCGCGGTGACGGCGAACGCTGCGATGACCCAGGTGCGCGCGCGCGCCGAGCAAACGCATCGGGAACTGGCGCAGCATCCCGAACGCTTCGAGGAGCTGGCAAAGACCCTATCCAATTGCCCGTCCGGGCAGGTCGGCGGCAATCTGGGACAACTGACCCGCGGCGAAAGCGTGCCGGAATTCGAGGCGGCCGTGTTCGACAGCGAGCGCACCGGCCTGTTGCCCGGCCTGGTCAACACGCGCTACGGCTTTCATATCGTCGTGGTGGAGCGGCGCGTGCCGGGCGCCACACTGCCTTTCGACACCGTGCGGGAAGCAGTCGGTCAATATCTTGCGGCTCACGTGCGGCATCAGTCTATCCGGCAATACCTGAGCCTGCTGGTATCCGCGGCCGAGCTCAGGGGCATTGCATTCGACGTGCAGGCGGGCCCGCTGCTGCAGTGA
- the narI gene encoding respiratory nitrate reductase subunit gamma codes for MSQHFVNTFLFGIYPYICLAIWLIGSLIRFDREQYTWKSDSSQLLRRRQLRLGSNLFHFGVLVVVAGHFAGFLAPHWMVSPFLNASQHQMIAMVGGGSAGIVAIIGLSILLYRRLSDPRIRVNSTRADIVVLLALWVQLALGLATVPMSMAHMDGIMFETLSDYVKGIVTFAPGSSALLVGVPLVYKTHIALGFTIFLISPFTRLVHIWSGLSTPAYLVRPHQIVRKR; via the coding sequence ATGAGCCAGCACTTCGTCAACACTTTCCTGTTTGGCATCTACCCTTATATCTGCCTCGCGATATGGTTGATCGGCAGTCTGATCCGCTTCGATCGCGAACAATACACATGGAAAAGTGACTCATCCCAGTTGCTGAGGCGCCGCCAATTGCGCCTGGGGAGCAACCTGTTTCACTTCGGCGTGCTGGTCGTGGTAGCCGGCCACTTCGCCGGCTTCCTTGCGCCGCACTGGATGGTGTCGCCGTTTCTGAACGCATCCCAGCACCAGATGATCGCCATGGTCGGCGGCGGCAGCGCCGGCATCGTCGCCATTATCGGGCTGTCGATACTGCTCTACCGCCGCCTTTCCGACCCCCGCATTCGCGTCAACAGCACGCGCGCCGACATCGTCGTGCTGTTGGCATTATGGGTTCAGCTCGCACTCGGCCTGGCAACGGTGCCGATGTCGATGGCGCATATGGACGGCATCATGTTCGAGACGCTGAGCGACTATGTCAAAGGAATCGTCACGTTCGCCCCCGGCAGCTCGGCTCTTCTGGTGGGTGTGCCGCTCGTCTACAAAACCCATATCGCACTGGGCTTCACGATCTTCCTGATTTCGCCGTTCACGCGCCTGGTGCACATCTGGAGCGGTCTGTCCACGCCCGCGTACCTCGTCCGTCCGCATCAAATCGTGCGCAAGCGCTAA
- the narJ gene encoding nitrate reductase molybdenum cofactor assembly chaperone, which translates to MMAQHNRLLLSMLSALLDYPDQALLDSLGEIRAALAGADALPPVVRADLDTLLDQLSARTLIESQEDYVDTFDRGRAASLYLFEHVHGESRERGQAMVDLLTTYEAHGLALANGELPDYLPVFLEFLAQLEHDEAQALLGEISHIVSNLANALSALGTPYAAAVDAVLALAGELRERGAAEEVAGESTEPDHAALDREWEDPPVSFLGAPGALGATPQPVHFYDKRPAR; encoded by the coding sequence ATGATGGCTCAGCATAATCGATTGTTATTGAGCATGCTCAGCGCCCTGCTCGACTATCCCGATCAGGCCCTGCTCGACTCGCTGGGCGAAATCCGCGCGGCACTGGCCGGCGCTGATGCGCTGCCACCCGTCGTGCGCGCTGACCTGGACACGCTACTCGATCAACTGTCGGCAAGAACGCTCATCGAATCGCAGGAAGATTACGTCGACACCTTCGATCGCGGCCGCGCCGCGTCGCTCTATCTGTTCGAGCACGTGCACGGCGAATCGCGCGAACGGGGCCAGGCGATGGTCGATTTACTGACCACCTACGAGGCCCACGGGCTGGCGCTGGCCAACGGCGAGCTGCCCGACTATTTGCCGGTATTCCTGGAGTTTCTCGCCCAGCTCGAGCACGACGAAGCGCAAGCGCTGCTTGGCGAAATCAGTCATATCGTGAGCAATCTGGCGAATGCGCTCAGTGCCCTGGGCACACCATACGCGGCGGCGGTCGACGCAGTCCTGGCGCTCGCCGGCGAGCTCCGGGAACGGGGCGCCGCTGAGGAAGTTGCCGGCGAGTCGACTGAGCCGGACCACGCAGCGCTCGACCGCGAATGGGAAGATCCGCCGGTGAGTTTTCTGGGCGCGCCGGGCGCGCTGGGGGCGACACCGCAACCCGTGCACTTTTATGACAAACGGCCCGCGCGATAA
- the narH gene encoding nitrate reductase subunit beta, translating to MKIRAQIGMVLNLDKCIGCHTCSVTCKNVWTSREGMEYAWFNNVETKPGIGYPKDWENQDRWQGGWKRKANGKIDLRAGSKWRVLANIFGNPNLPEIDDYYEPFTFDYAHLQEAPASKGSPVARPRSLISGERMEKIEWGPNWEEILGGEFEKRKQDYNFDQVQTDIYGEFENTFMMYLPRLCEHCLNPACAASCPSGAIYKREEDGIVLIDQDKCRGWRMCVSGCPYKKIYYNWQSGKSEKCIFCYPRIEAGQPTVCSETCVGRIRYLGVLLYDADRIEEAASATDPQDLYEAQLSIFLDPNDPAVREQAERDGVPASWLEAARHSPVYKMAMEWKIAFPLHPEYRTLPMVWYVPPLSPINAAANDGRLGMNGLLPDVDALRIPLRYLANLLTAGDEAPVKFALKRLLAMRAFMRERHVERRDTPALLDDVALDVAQVEEMYRYLAIANYEDRFVIPTAHREYAENAFELRSSCGFSFGNGCSGGTSEGSLFAGNKGPSAQRKTIPIHSVEK from the coding sequence ATGAAAATTCGCGCACAAATCGGCATGGTCCTGAATCTGGACAAATGCATCGGCTGTCACACCTGCTCAGTCACCTGCAAGAACGTCTGGACATCGCGCGAGGGCATGGAATACGCGTGGTTCAACAACGTCGAGACCAAGCCCGGCATCGGCTATCCGAAGGACTGGGAAAACCAGGACCGCTGGCAGGGCGGCTGGAAGCGCAAGGCGAACGGCAAGATCGACCTGCGCGCCGGCAGCAAATGGCGTGTATTGGCGAACATCTTCGGCAATCCGAATCTGCCGGAAATCGACGACTACTATGAGCCGTTCACCTTCGATTATGCGCACCTGCAGGAGGCGCCGGCCAGCAAGGGCAGTCCGGTCGCCCGCCCGCGCTCGCTGATTTCCGGCGAGCGGATGGAGAAGATCGAATGGGGCCCGAACTGGGAAGAGATTCTCGGCGGTGAATTCGAAAAGCGCAAGCAGGACTACAACTTCGATCAGGTGCAGACCGACATCTACGGCGAGTTCGAAAACACCTTCATGATGTACCTGCCCAGGCTTTGCGAGCACTGCCTGAACCCGGCCTGCGCGGCTTCCTGCCCTTCCGGCGCGATCTACAAGCGCGAGGAAGACGGCATCGTGCTGATCGATCAGGACAAATGCCGGGGCTGGCGCATGTGCGTGTCGGGCTGCCCTTACAAGAAAATCTATTACAACTGGCAAAGCGGCAAATCGGAGAAATGCATTTTCTGCTATCCGCGTATCGAAGCCGGCCAGCCGACGGTCTGCTCCGAAACCTGCGTGGGCCGGATTCGCTATCTCGGCGTGCTGCTGTACGACGCCGACCGCATCGAAGAAGCGGCCTCGGCAACCGATCCGCAGGATCTGTACGAAGCTCAGTTGTCGATCTTCCTCGACCCGAACGATCCGGCGGTGCGCGAGCAGGCCGAACGCGACGGCGTGCCGGCAAGCTGGCTCGAGGCGGCACGTCATTCGCCGGTCTACAAGATGGCCATGGAATGGAAAATCGCCTTCCCGCTGCACCCTGAATACCGGACCTTGCCGATGGTCTGGTATGTGCCGCCGCTCTCGCCGATCAATGCGGCGGCCAATGACGGACGGCTCGGCATGAACGGTCTGCTGCCCGATGTCGATGCCCTGCGCATTCCGCTGCGCTATCTCGCCAACTTGCTCACGGCGGGTGACGAAGCCCCAGTGAAGTTCGCGCTCAAGCGTTTGCTGGCAATGCGCGCCTTCATGCGCGAGCGGCACGTCGAGCGCCGCGACACGCCGGCCCTGCTCGACGATGTCGCCCTGGACGTGGCTCAGGTCGAGGAAATGTACCGGTACCTGGCGATCGCCAACTACGAGGATCGCTTCGTGATTCCGACCGCGCATCGGGAATATGCGGAGAACGCCTTCGAGTTGCGTTCCTCATGCGGCTTCTCGTTTGGCAACGGCTGCTCGGGCGGCACCAGCGAAGGCAGCCTGTTCGCCGGCAACAAGGGGCCGTCGGCTCAGCGCAAGACGATTCCAATACACTCGGTGGAGAAATGA